In Spirosoma sp. KUDC1026, the sequence TCGCTTTAATCCGGCTAAGCTCGGTCTGTTTATCCTGCAGGCGAAGGGCTTTGTGAAGGCCCACCAACGACCAGCCATTACCCGGATGATGAACCAGATCCTCACGGTAAACCGCTTCGGCTTCACGCACCTTGTTCATGGTTAGCAAATGAGCCCCCAAAAACTGCCGGGCTGGCAAGGGCCAGTCATTAGGTTCGGTATAGATCAATTGATCTTCCAACTGAATCGCCTTGTTAAGGCTGGCGATCGCCTGATCAGGCTGTTTTTCGGCGAAAAGCAGGGACGCTTCCAGAATGTGATCGGCAATCTGAGCAACCGGAAGCGGGGCATTAAAGGGAATACGTCGCTTTTTGAGAATCGGGCTGTTCAAATACTTCCCAAGCAATTGATGCTGCTGTCGGGCTTCGGCTAGTTTCCCAGTCCTGACAAAGGCCATCCCCCGGGAGAAATGATCAAGCAGGGCAGCATAGTCCCAGTCTTCGGTGGGTTTCGGCGAGGCTAAGATCTCCTCCCATTTCCCTAGTCTGACCAGCGTCAGCGAAGGCAGCATGTATAGGTATTGATCGTAGGCATTCTCAGCAACCGGGGAAACCGACTGACGGCAACGTAGCGCGTCGCGTAGTCCAGTTTGGTACATACCCCCGCTCAGGGCACAGTACGTCTGCACGGCAAAATAATGGGGCGAATGTTTCACCAGACCTAGGTGTGCCGCCAGCGAATCGTAATGCAGTAGATTGTCGTCGGCCAGGTCATTGACAATCACTCCCTGGTCGAAAAGACCATTCCGCTGGTATTCATGGCTGGCCATGTGCACCATGTGAGCCACGCCCGGCAGCAGCGTTTTGAGTTTATCGGCGTTGGCCAGTGCCACTTCGGGATGCCGGGATGCTTCGGTAAGATGGATGTGATAATGCAGCGCAGCCGGATGATTGGGGTAGTGTTTTAAGACGTCCTCGCAAAGGGCTACGACTTCTGGAGTCCAGGCCTTTGGCTCGCCCGCTGGCGTCCAGAAATCCCAGGCGTGAATCAGCATGATCGCGTCCACGTAAAGCATTTTACTATCGGGATCATCAAAATCGGACAGCAGCTGCCGGGTAGCCGATGCATAGGCCTGGTTGAGCTGCTTGCGGTCAGCATCCGTTGGGTCGGCGGAGTAGCGGGTGTTCATCACCTGAATCAGCCGTTTTTCTTTAGCGCTGGCGTTCGGCATGAACTCATTCATTCGGGACAGCACGGTCGGCATATCGCCGGGCACCTTGTACGTATGGGCCGCATTATAATACGGACCTCCCGCCAGGGCCTGCCCCCAATAGGCCATGGGGCAGGCTGGATCCATCCGGGCGGCCTCCTTGAACGACGCCATCGCTTCCTTCATGTGGTAGCTGTAGTACATGGCCAGGCCCTGGTTGAAATAGAACTGAGCGCTGTCCTGCGTTGTCGTAATCTTGTAGGTATAGTCACCCCAACCGGGCAGGGCCACCATGAATTTGCCGCTTTCCATCCGATTGACAGGTCCCCCCGCTCCGGGGCCGCAAAGGGGAATTACCTCCTCTGTATCCCGAACCGGGCTACGCGCCGAATTGAGCAGCAGGCATGTTGCTACCGCTATTGACGTTGCGGGAAACCATCTCTGACGTTTCATATTAATCCAGGTTTGTCTCTTTAAATTCTGCTCCAGTTGTCAAGATACGCAGCCGCTACAGAAAAGTGGTACGTTTTTTAACCAGGCAGCACCCGGCAGCGCCAAACGATGCTACGGAAGCCGGATGGATCAGATACCAGACCGGATGGATACGTAGCGCGGCTCACTGGAGAATAGCCTGAATAGTCGGCAAAGCTCATTGAAACCCCTTTCCCGAAGCCGGGCGCTGCCTAATAAAAAGTTATCCTATTAAACGCTCAGAGTCTGGCCGAAAAAGAGCAACTTCGCACCGATTCTATAACTTAATCAACAATGCGTAAACTCGTACTTAGTGGCGTTACGCTGTGCCTGGCGGCCCAGCTGTCAACGGCCCAGATCAAACTTCCGTCTCCCAGCCCCGGCGCTACCATCATGCAGACGGTAGGTACCACCGACCTGACGGTTAAATACTCGCGGCCCAGCCTGAAAGGCCGTACGCCCTTCACTGGCGATTTCGTACCCGTCGGAAAAGTATGGCGGACGGGCGCCAACCAGGCAACGGCGTTCACAACATCGACCGACCTGATGGTAAACGGCAAGACGCTGCCCGCCGGAACCTACGCCATCATGTCGATTCCAAACCAGGACGCCTTTACGCTGATCTTCAACAAGAATCTGAGCGTGACGGAACAGACATACAAACAGGATGAGGACGTGCTGCGGGTGGACCTGACGCCTTCGATGGGCACGGAGAAAACGGAGAGCTTTACCATTGATTTCAGCGACGTAACGGACAGTACGGCTAATATGAACTTCAAATGGAATGAAGCCAAAGCCACGGCAAAGTTGGGGGTTGACGTCAACAAGAACTCGGCCGCGAACGTCGATAAAGCCGTTGCCGACAAGCCCGAAGATGCCGCTGTTCTGCAGGCTGCCGCTAACTACAACCTGTCGAAAGGTCGTAATCTGGATCAGGCCCTGACCTGGATTGATAAGTCGATCGCCCAGAAAGAAACGTATCGGAACCTGTTCGTAAAATCGCAGATTCTGGGCAAACAGGGCAAATACGCCGAAGCGTTACCCATTGCGCAGAAAGCCCTGACGGTGGGTCAAGCGGCCAACGATGCGTCGTTCTCATTCTTCAAGGACGGCATCGAAAAGAGCATCGCTGAGTACACCAGCAAAATGCCAGCGCCCGCCGGAAAGAAAGGCAAGAAAAAAGCGTAACTAAGACGTAAGAGCAAAGACTCAAGAAAAAAGACTAGCCGTAAGCGTTTGCCCACGGCTAGTCTTTTTTGTAGTATCTGTAGAACCTCGGTCTTTTTTTTCGTCTAATTTATCACGTCTTCCTGCTTTTTCATCACCCGCTGCAGTATCCAGGCGAAGAGGACGACGAGCAGACAGCCGATAGCGTTCAGCCACAGGAAGGCCGTCAGATTGAAATACCAGCTCAGAACTACAAATACTTCGGCCAGCAGCGTTGCCCAGAACGTAGCGCGCCCACCGATGGACTTGACGTAGAAGGCGACGACAAACACCCCCAGAATAACGCCGTAAAACAGCGACCCCAAAATGTTTACGGCCTCGATCATACTGCCGAGCCGGTTGGCGAACTGGGCGACGAAAATGCAGAAAATTCCCCAGCCAATGGTGGCCCAGCGCGACGCCTGCAGGTAATGGGCATCGCTGTCTTCCGGCCGGATCAGTCGTTTATACACATCCACAATGGTTGTTGAGGCCAGTGAACTGTAGGCCGAGGCAATCGAGCCCATCGACGCACTGAAGATCACGGCGATGAGCAGGCCAATCAGGCCATGCGGCAGATAATCCAGCACGAAGCGGAGAAACACGTAGTTGCCGTCATTGGTATCGGCGGCCGGATTGTTCTTTTTGACCAGATCAACGATACTCGTTTTTACCGTTTTCAGGGCTTCATCGGTTTCTTTAAGCGTCGTGGTGGCCGTTTCCTGAGCCGCATCGTCATTGGTTTGGATGGCAGCCTGCATATCAATAACCGCCCGCTGCCGCTGCGCAGTCAGGTTCTGGTGCTTGATTTCGGCGAGCTGATACGCTTTGGCGTAGGGGCCCTGTTTAAGCAGATCGGTTTCCTGCGTATTGAAAAACGCCGGTGCCGGATTGAACTGATAAAACACGAACACTAGCA encodes:
- a CDS encoding DUF2911 domain-containing protein; its protein translation is MRKLVLSGVTLCLAAQLSTAQIKLPSPSPGATIMQTVGTTDLTVKYSRPSLKGRTPFTGDFVPVGKVWRTGANQATAFTTSTDLMVNGKTLPAGTYAIMSIPNQDAFTLIFNKNLSVTEQTYKQDEDVLRVDLTPSMGTEKTESFTIDFSDVTDSTANMNFKWNEAKATAKLGVDVNKNSAANVDKAVADKPEDAAVLQAAANYNLSKGRNLDQALTWIDKSIAQKETYRNLFVKSQILGKQGKYAEALPIAQKALTVGQAANDASFSFFKDGIEKSIAEYTSKMPAPAGKKGKKKA